The following are encoded in a window of Salinibacter ruber DSM 13855 genomic DNA:
- a CDS encoding helix-turn-helix domain-containing protein yields MNTDITESSGNVFRDLGFDGGEAESLRVRARLMAPLERFLRKQGITQAEAADGLDTTQARISALMNGKIQAFSIDALINMLDRAGLEVDVNVRPKNT; encoded by the coding sequence ATGAACACCGACATCACCGAATCGTCCGGAAACGTCTTCAGGGATCTTGGCTTCGACGGTGGCGAAGCCGAATCGCTTCGCGTGCGGGCCCGCCTGATGGCCCCTCTGGAGCGCTTCCTCCGGAAGCAAGGCATCACGCAGGCGGAGGCAGCCGACGGGTTGGACACGACGCAGGCTCGCATCAGCGCACTGATGAACGGTAAGATTCAGGCCTTCAGCATCGACGCGCTGATTAACATGCTGGACCGGGCGGGGCTGGAGGTCGACGTGAACGTGCGGCCGAAGAACACCTGA
- the treZ gene encoding malto-oligosyltrehalose trehalohydrolase has product MSPSFPLHGAHPHDDAVTFCVWAPAADAVTLALGGGPSLPLSETEDGLFACTTDAAGPGTRYRFRLGDEGPFPDPAARFQPEGVHGPSEVIAPDAYEWGDADWNGIPREDLVVYELHVGAFTEAGTFDGVREQLAYLRDLGVTAIELMPVHDFPGARNWGYDPAAWFAPAHTYGRPEALRRLVDAAHQTGLAVILDVIYNHLGPDGAYANAFGPFLTDTSETPWGPAINLDGDGAAGVRRFFLDNALHWLREYHVDGLRLDATHALRDESDPHFLAELSAAVGEHVDGPERHLIAEDRRNLNRLVQPRDDGGYGLDAVWSDDLHHQLRVLTAGDTEGYYRDYQDTTAADIATSIRDGWFFRGEHSEHLGEPRGTDPGPVARTECVVFIQNHDQVGNRPTGNRLTGDVSPATYRALSVLLCVVPEVPLLFMGQEWAASTPFQFFTDHDEELGPSVTEGRRDEFADFSGFEGAVPDPQAPVPFERSVLDWEEPTRPPHDGVLALYHDLLALRPRLGDELTVEAPSDTTLRLERPPIHVAVNLEGTADLDLASGTSVLLHTEQAGYTPAPRPPAFTVETVSFSRPGAVVVRAE; this is encoded by the coding sequence ATGTCTCCCTCTTTTCCCCTCCACGGCGCCCATCCCCACGACGATGCCGTCACGTTCTGCGTCTGGGCCCCGGCGGCCGACGCCGTCACCCTGGCGCTCGGCGGCGGGCCGTCCCTCCCCCTGTCGGAGACCGAGGACGGCCTGTTCGCGTGCACCACGGACGCCGCCGGCCCCGGCACGCGCTACCGGTTCCGGCTGGGCGACGAGGGGCCCTTTCCCGACCCCGCCGCCCGCTTCCAACCCGAGGGCGTGCACGGCCCCTCCGAGGTGATCGCCCCCGACGCATACGAGTGGGGCGACGCGGACTGGAACGGAATTCCCCGCGAGGACCTCGTGGTCTATGAGCTGCACGTCGGTGCCTTCACCGAGGCGGGCACCTTCGACGGCGTCCGCGAGCAGCTCGCGTACCTGCGGGATCTGGGCGTCACGGCGATCGAACTGATGCCGGTGCACGACTTCCCGGGCGCCCGCAATTGGGGCTACGACCCGGCGGCCTGGTTCGCCCCGGCACACACGTACGGCCGGCCCGAGGCCCTGCGCCGCCTCGTGGACGCGGCCCACCAGACCGGCCTCGCCGTGATCCTGGACGTCATCTACAACCACCTGGGCCCCGACGGCGCCTACGCCAACGCCTTTGGCCCCTTTCTCACCGACACGTCCGAGACGCCCTGGGGCCCGGCGATCAACCTCGACGGCGACGGGGCGGCGGGCGTGCGGCGCTTCTTCCTCGACAATGCGCTGCACTGGCTGCGCGAGTACCACGTCGACGGCCTCCGCCTCGACGCCACCCACGCCCTCCGCGACGAGAGCGATCCGCACTTTCTGGCGGAGCTGTCGGCCGCGGTGGGCGAACACGTCGACGGCCCCGAACGGCACCTCATCGCCGAGGACCGCCGCAACTTGAACCGCCTCGTGCAGCCCCGCGACGACGGCGGCTACGGGCTCGACGCGGTGTGGAGCGACGACCTGCACCACCAGCTGCGCGTCCTCACGGCGGGGGACACCGAAGGCTACTACCGCGACTACCAGGACACTACGGCCGCCGACATTGCCACCTCGATCCGCGACGGCTGGTTCTTCCGCGGCGAGCACTCCGAACACCTGGGCGAGCCGCGGGGCACCGATCCGGGCCCGGTGGCCCGCACGGAGTGCGTCGTCTTCATCCAGAACCACGACCAGGTGGGCAACCGCCCCACCGGCAACCGCCTCACGGGCGACGTGTCGCCCGCCACGTACCGGGCCCTCTCGGTGCTCCTCTGCGTGGTGCCGGAGGTGCCGCTGCTGTTCATGGGCCAGGAGTGGGCCGCCTCCACCCCGTTCCAGTTTTTCACCGACCACGACGAGGAGCTCGGCCCGTCGGTCACCGAAGGGCGCAGGGACGAGTTCGCGGACTTCTCGGGGTTTGAGGGCGCGGTGCCCGACCCGCAGGCCCCGGTCCCGTTCGAGCGCAGCGTGCTGGACTGGGAGGAGCCCACCCGCCCGCCCCACGACGGCGTGCTCGCGCTCTACCACGACCTGCTGGCCCTGCGGCCCCGGCTCGGCGACGAGCTGACCGTGGAGGCGCCGAGCGATACGACGCTTCGGCTGGAGCGCCCGCCGATCCACGTTGCCGTAAATCTGGAGGGCACCGCCGATCTGGACCTGGCCTCCGGGACTTCCGTACTGCTTCACACCGAGCAGGCCGGCTACACCCCGGCCCCGCGCCCCCCGGCGTTTACGGTGGAGACGGTGTCGTTTTCGCGGCCTGGGGCGGTGGTCGTGCGGGCGGAATGA
- a CDS encoding UPF0175 family protein yields MQVTIDLPDDVGLDEHEAKERVVALLYEAGMLSEKQGRDVLGLSRRAFQEMLSEHDVAYMNSDPEDIQYELRHRRE; encoded by the coding sequence ATGCAGGTAACCATCGACCTTCCGGACGACGTGGGACTGGACGAGCACGAGGCGAAAGAACGGGTCGTCGCGTTGCTGTACGAGGCGGGGATGCTTTCGGAAAAGCAGGGACGAGATGTTCTTGGACTCTCGCGTCGGGCCTTTCAAGAGATGCTCTCGGAGCACGACGTGGCGTACATGAACAGCGATCCGGAGGACATTCAGTATGAGTTGCGACATCGACGGGAGTGA
- a CDS encoding PH domain-containing protein — protein sequence MPPSSPAEPNSDGRQDPPPVPDRPADDAEADPTDAAEDAAATTLGAVREPQRLHPLTLLLRVGTSLPALVIILLPILRNPGSTENVTSLVLGALYGVFALPAILLQYWRFSYRITPKQIVIQSGVFNRKNRSIPIERVQNIQIERNLVARLFGIAKVKLETAGSTSTEGSLEYVHQDEARKIRQVVRSFQRDAEGSDAAAANADAEDAADRDTLLDMPLRRVLLSGAFRFSLLYLAVIFTVLELFNPEALVERVLRARGRMEWVSEIVFSHPALAILATVGAAIVLGWLSGIGVHVARYYNFRLWLDGDKLRKRHGLFTVTEGTIPLDKVQALILRTNPFMRAFGWYELKVQTIGLDVEEQGHRVIAPFAGAERILELARQVRSVQLPESFTRVSRLTIRRRFIRYTAVLAALLLPAVYFWPAGWLHLGGVVLPWWGFGLVPFILGWAVLQYRNHMYASGEDGFYIRRGVLSHYLWILPVEKFHVFHATASIFQRRLGLKTLFVDTAGAATFEYPEVIDVPAAEADAQFDTLYRRFRRLYRGRVEAATGAPDTRLAPDERPHLPVDEAPE from the coding sequence CGCCCCCAGTGCCGGACCGCCCCGCCGACGATGCAGAGGCCGACCCGACCGATGCGGCGGAGGACGCGGCCGCAACGACGCTCGGGGCCGTCCGTGAGCCGCAGCGCCTGCATCCGCTCACGCTCCTCCTGCGGGTGGGCACCAGCCTGCCCGCCCTGGTGATCATCCTGCTCCCGATTCTTCGCAACCCCGGCTCGACGGAGAACGTCACCTCCCTGGTGCTCGGCGCGCTGTACGGCGTGTTTGCCCTGCCGGCCATCCTGCTCCAGTACTGGCGGTTCAGCTACCGCATCACGCCGAAACAGATTGTCATCCAGAGCGGCGTGTTCAACCGGAAAAACCGGAGCATCCCCATCGAACGCGTCCAGAACATCCAGATCGAACGCAACCTCGTCGCCCGGCTGTTTGGCATCGCGAAGGTAAAGCTCGAGACGGCCGGCAGCACGAGCACCGAGGGCAGCCTGGAGTATGTGCATCAGGACGAGGCCCGCAAGATCCGTCAGGTGGTCCGGTCGTTCCAGCGGGACGCGGAGGGGAGCGACGCGGCGGCGGCGAACGCGGACGCCGAAGACGCCGCCGACAGGGACACGCTGCTCGACATGCCGCTGCGGCGGGTGCTGTTGTCGGGGGCGTTCCGGTTCTCTCTGCTCTACCTCGCCGTGATTTTCACGGTGCTTGAGCTCTTCAACCCAGAGGCACTGGTCGAACGGGTGCTCCGGGCCCGCGGCCGGATGGAGTGGGTGTCGGAGATCGTCTTCAGCCACCCCGCCCTGGCCATCCTCGCGACGGTGGGGGCCGCCATTGTTTTGGGATGGCTCAGTGGCATCGGGGTCCACGTGGCGCGCTACTACAACTTTCGGCTGTGGCTCGACGGCGACAAGCTGCGCAAGCGCCACGGCCTGTTTACGGTGACGGAGGGCACGATTCCGCTCGACAAGGTGCAGGCGCTGATCCTCCGCACCAACCCGTTTATGCGGGCCTTCGGGTGGTACGAGCTGAAGGTCCAGACGATCGGGCTGGACGTGGAGGAGCAGGGCCACCGGGTCATCGCGCCCTTCGCCGGCGCGGAACGCATTCTCGAACTGGCCCGCCAGGTCCGCTCCGTCCAGCTGCCCGAGTCGTTCACACGCGTCTCGCGCCTGACCATTCGCCGCCGGTTCATCCGGTACACGGCGGTGCTCGCCGCGCTGCTCCTGCCCGCCGTCTACTTTTGGCCGGCGGGCTGGCTGCACCTGGGCGGCGTCGTCCTGCCCTGGTGGGGGTTCGGGCTCGTGCCGTTCATCCTGGGATGGGCTGTCCTTCAGTACCGCAATCACATGTACGCCAGCGGCGAGGACGGCTTCTACATCCGCCGGGGCGTGCTGTCGCACTACCTGTGGATCCTGCCGGTCGAGAAGTTTCACGTCTTCCACGCCACCGCGTCGATCTTTCAGCGCCGGCTCGGCCTCAAGACGCTCTTCGTGGACACCGCCGGGGCCGCGACGTTTGAGTACCCCGAGGTGATCGACGTGCCCGCCGCGGAGGCCGACGCCCAGTTCGACACGCTCTACCGGCGCTTCCGGCGGCTGTACCGGGGCCGGGTGGAGGCCGCCACCGGCGCCCCCGACACGCGGCTCGCCCCCGATGAGCGGCCCCACCTTCCGGTCGACGAGGCCCCCGAGTGA
- a CDS encoding M48 family metallopeptidase — MNTYAALILAALLAEYVLNLGSDLLNLRHLQPELPAEFRDTFDEAEYERAQAYTRTTTRFGLVSSTFGLAVLLVFWFAGGFEGLDTVVRGWGFGPIGTGLCYIGLLVLGRGLLALPFSLYSTFGIEERFGFNETTPRTFALDLLKSVALGVALGGPLLAAILWFFQSTGPYGWVYAWAVVTAVMLGLQFFAPRYLMPLFNDFEPLEEGALRESILSYADSVDFPVGEVYVMDGSRRSNKANAFFTGFGANRRIVLFDTLVEQLSVDELRSVVAHEMGHYKLNHIPQRIATSVVQTGVLFLLLSLFLQVEGLFHAFYVDQPSVYTGLLFFGLVYSPVDLLLSIPLNAWARRHEFQADRFAVETTDRDGPLVGGLKRLAETNLSNLTPHPLTVALEYSHPPLSQRIEQIRAAARSGSTAA, encoded by the coding sequence GTGAACACCTACGCCGCCCTCATCCTCGCCGCCCTCCTGGCCGAGTACGTCCTCAACCTCGGCTCGGACCTCCTCAATCTTCGCCACCTCCAGCCCGAGTTGCCGGCGGAGTTTCGCGATACGTTCGACGAGGCAGAGTACGAGCGCGCCCAGGCATACACCCGCACGACGACCCGCTTCGGGCTCGTGTCGTCCACGTTCGGCCTGGCAGTGCTGCTCGTCTTCTGGTTTGCGGGCGGCTTCGAGGGGCTCGATACGGTCGTGCGCGGCTGGGGCTTCGGGCCGATCGGGACGGGGCTGTGTTACATCGGCCTCCTCGTCCTCGGGCGCGGACTGCTGGCGCTGCCGTTCTCGCTCTACTCCACGTTCGGGATCGAGGAGCGGTTCGGCTTCAACGAGACGACGCCTCGGACCTTCGCGCTGGACCTGCTGAAGAGCGTCGCGCTCGGGGTGGCCCTTGGGGGGCCGCTCCTGGCCGCGATCCTCTGGTTCTTTCAGTCCACCGGCCCGTACGGCTGGGTGTACGCCTGGGCCGTGGTGACGGCGGTGATGCTAGGGCTTCAGTTCTTCGCCCCCCGCTACCTGATGCCCCTCTTCAACGACTTCGAGCCGCTGGAGGAGGGGGCGCTTCGCGAATCGATCCTGTCCTACGCCGACTCGGTCGACTTTCCGGTCGGCGAGGTCTACGTGATGGACGGGTCGCGCCGCTCGAACAAGGCGAATGCCTTCTTCACCGGCTTCGGGGCCAACCGGCGCATCGTGCTCTTCGACACGCTCGTGGAGCAGTTGTCCGTGGACGAGCTGCGGTCGGTGGTGGCCCACGAGATGGGGCACTATAAGCTCAACCACATCCCGCAGCGCATCGCCACCAGCGTGGTGCAGACCGGCGTCCTCTTTTTGCTGCTCTCCCTCTTCCTGCAGGTGGAGGGCCTCTTCCACGCCTTTTACGTCGACCAGCCGTCCGTCTACACGGGGCTGCTGTTCTTCGGCCTGGTCTACTCGCCGGTGGACCTGCTGCTCTCGATCCCGCTCAACGCCTGGGCGCGCCGCCACGAGTTTCAGGCCGACCGCTTTGCGGTGGAGACCACCGACCGGGACGGGCCGCTGGTCGGCGGGCTAAAGCGCCTCGCGGAAACCAATCTCTCGAACCTCACGCCCCACCCCCTCACGGTGGCGCTG
- the malQ gene encoding 4-alpha-glucanotransferase, whose product MDSRRTSGLLLPVSALPSRYGIGDLGPAAFQFADLLTRTNQRLWQVLPVGPIGPGASPYSSSSTFAGNPLLISPEPLVEDGLLTEDDLAPLTELPADHVDYARLVPRKRKVLRTAFRRFRADVSTPEATRVQQFRASQSAWLDDYALYAALKDAHGGSAWTEWSSALVRRDPEALKRARDEHETAIERHVYWQYLFHRQWTALQAYCHARDIRLFGDLPIYVAPDSADVWAHQERFRLDDDGTPTSVAGVPPDYFSPEGQRWGNPLYRWDRMEEHDFAWWTERLRRAFELFDLVRLDHFRGFDEYWSIPAGHDTAIDGSWESGPGAAFFRAMEDEFGELPVVAEDLGIVTDSVGALRDTFDFPGMAVLQFAFGGGPDNDFLPHHHRRNMVAYTGTHDNNTIVGWWRDDLSDKERNFAHSYLNLPDTNPDESVHRQALRAMMASVADRVVTPLQDVIGLGSEGRINTPGTMGDNWAWRFTPDQIAEEDETRLAQLTHLYGRASGYGD is encoded by the coding sequence GTGGATTCTCGACGCACGAGCGGCCTTCTCCTCCCCGTCAGCGCCCTGCCCAGCCGGTACGGCATCGGCGACCTGGGCCCGGCCGCGTTTCAGTTTGCCGACCTCCTCACCCGCACCAACCAGCGGCTGTGGCAGGTGCTGCCGGTCGGTCCCATCGGGCCCGGCGCCTCGCCCTACTCCAGCTCCTCCACGTTTGCCGGCAATCCGCTTCTGATCAGCCCCGAGCCGCTCGTGGAGGACGGGCTCCTCACGGAGGACGACCTCGCCCCCCTCACGGAGCTGCCCGCCGACCACGTCGACTACGCGCGCCTCGTCCCCCGCAAGCGGAAGGTCCTCCGCACGGCCTTCCGCCGGTTTCGGGCCGACGTATCGACCCCGGAGGCAACGCGCGTGCAGCAGTTTCGGGCGTCCCAATCCGCCTGGCTTGACGACTACGCCCTCTACGCCGCCCTGAAGGACGCCCACGGCGGGTCCGCCTGGACCGAGTGGTCGTCGGCCCTCGTGCGGCGCGACCCGGAGGCCCTCAAGCGCGCCCGCGACGAACACGAGACCGCCATCGAGCGACACGTCTACTGGCAGTACCTCTTCCACCGCCAGTGGACGGCCCTGCAGGCCTACTGCCACGCCCGCGACATCCGGCTGTTTGGGGACCTGCCGATCTACGTTGCCCCCGACAGCGCCGACGTGTGGGCCCATCAGGAGCGCTTCCGGCTCGACGACGACGGCACCCCGACGTCGGTGGCCGGGGTGCCGCCCGACTACTTCAGCCCGGAGGGCCAGCGGTGGGGCAATCCCCTCTACCGGTGGGACCGGATGGAAGAGCACGACTTCGCGTGGTGGACGGAGCGGCTGCGGCGCGCATTCGAGCTGTTCGACCTCGTTCGGCTCGACCACTTCCGGGGCTTCGACGAGTACTGGTCGATCCCTGCCGGGCACGACACCGCCATCGACGGCTCGTGGGAGAGCGGGCCGGGGGCCGCGTTCTTCCGTGCCATGGAGGACGAGTTCGGGGAGCTGCCCGTCGTCGCCGAGGACCTCGGCATCGTCACCGATTCGGTAGGGGCGCTGCGGGACACGTTCGACTTTCCGGGCATGGCCGTCCTGCAGTTCGCCTTCGGCGGCGGCCCGGACAACGACTTTCTCCCGCACCACCACCGCCGCAACATGGTCGCCTACACCGGCACGCACGACAACAACACGATCGTCGGCTGGTGGCGGGACGACCTCTCCGACAAGGAGCGCAATTTTGCGCACTCGTACCTCAACCTGCCCGACACGAACCCCGACGAGAGCGTCCACCGGCAGGCGCTCCGGGCAATGATGGCGTCGGTCGCCGACCGCGTGGTGACCCCCCTTCAGGACGTGATTGGGCTGGGTAGCGAGGGCCGCATCAACACCCCGGGGACGATGGGGGACAACTGGGCATGGCGCTTCACCCCCGACCAGATCGCCGAGGAGGACGAGACGCGGCTCGCGCAGCTCACGCACCTGTACGGACGGGCGTCCGGATACGGCGACTAG